In one Candidatus Absconditicoccus praedator genomic region, the following are encoded:
- the rplI gene encoding 50S ribosomal protein L9, which produces MGKKVKVVLLENVAGIGNKGTLAEVSAPYAKNVLIKKNIAKLAENDDINKINQQKQQEENTRKKQKERFDNFLEDVRSNGLVIQKSVSPGGKLYDKIGVNDILNIVLKTYGVKLTAKCIEMPKKIEQVGDYDVFVTFEGKKYNLKLSIKSK; this is translated from the coding sequence ATGTGAAAAAAAGTTAAAGTGGTATTGTTAGAAAATGTTGCTTGAATAGGTAATAAAGGTACATTGGCTGAAGTATCTGCTCCTTATGCAAAAAATGTATTAATCAAAAAAAATATTGCAAAATTAGCAGAAAACGATGATATCAACAAGATAAATCAACAAAAACAGCAAGAAGAAAACACAAGAAAAAAACAAAAGGAGAGATTTGATAATTTTTTGGAAGATGTGAGATCAAACTGACTTGTTATTCAAAAATCTGTATCTCCTTGAGGAAAGCTATATGATAAGATTGGTGTTAATGATATACTAAATATTGTGCTAAAAACTTACTGAGTAAAACTAACTGCAAAATGCATTGAGATGCCGAAAAAAATAGAGCAGGTGGGGGATTATGATGTGTTTGTTACTTTTGAGTGAAAAAAATACAACCTAAAACTTTCTATTAAGTCAAAATAG
- a CDS encoding HIT domain-containing protein has protein sequence MECIFCKIVNGEIPAEKVYEDDSYIAFNDINPKTPVHILIIPKKHIKMFHSVDNEEDKNLIKGMYDIAWHIIQLKNLKGCNLLINSGSDHGQEVFHIHLHLMSKYEVDK, from the coding sequence ATGGAGTGTATATTTTGTAAAATAGTAAATTGAGAAATTCCTGCTGAAAAAGTTTATGAAGATGACAGTTATATTGCTTTTAATGACATAAATCCAAAGACACCTGTACATATACTTATAATTCCAAAAAAACATATAAAAATGTTTCATTCAGTAGATAATGAAGAAGATAAAAACTTGATCAAATGAATGTATGATATAGCTTGGCATATTATACAACTAAAAAATCTTAAATGATGCAATCTTTTGATTAATTCTGGTTCGGATCACTGACAGGAAGTGTTTCATATACACTTGCATCTTATGAGTAAATATGAGGTTGACAAATAA
- a CDS encoding thioredoxin family protein encodes MKIVFVGAIWCNSCLVAKPIVNKIIQEYSDIIYEEYDFDTHKDIVEKYNLDDALPAIIFESTNGQVLKKHIGEISEKQLKNNLKELFNID; translated from the coding sequence ATGAAAATTGTGTTTGTAGGTGCTATTTGGTGTAATTCATGTCTTGTTGCAAAACCAATTGTAAATAAAATTATACAAGAATATTCTGATATTATATATGAAGAATACGATTTTGATACTCACAAAGATATAGTAGAAAAGTACAATCTTGATGATGCCCTACCTGCAATAATATTTGAATCAACAAACTGACAAGTTCTTAAAAAGCATATTTGAGAAATATCAGAAAAACAACTAAAAAACAACCTAAAGGAGCTATTTAACATAGACTAA